In Monomorium pharaonis isolate MP-MQ-018 chromosome 3, ASM1337386v2, whole genome shotgun sequence, a genomic segment contains:
- the LOC105837029 gene encoding tRNA-specific adenosine deaminase 1 isoform X1: MMENFADNIARLCIEKYNFLKDTGKPNAHEWTILSGIVLKNGDDLLSLVALATGTKCLGDSELTESTRGERGSRLGDSHAEILARRAFIRYLYDQIDLILSGSESAIFSRNNDNKIELNNGVSFHFFSSQTPCGDCSIFPKQEAVDDGLSPYKIRRVNEDNNEHVIAESYKDVYRTGAKCLKEEKAQDPHLPGAKYHVVGPLRTKPGRGDPTNSLSCSDKIAKWLILGLQGSLLSLIIPPIKLQSITIGGDCPFSFDAMKRGLYKRFNKSVRLNIFQANTAFLHKKGRQRLYPCPISIIWCDVKNRFCVHSALEMAVAGRKQGVTKKKKGNNLFVTRRMFLQRFLQIFDKYQHYYSEIKHPKKITYYDWKQWSKIYQNKWKQFKCESFHNWPSKPMHLQNFIL, translated from the exons ATGATGGAGAACTTTGCAGATAACATAGCTAGACTATGTatagagaaatataatttcttaaaggaTACTGGTAAACCTAACGCTCACGAATGGACCATATTGTCTGgcattgttttaaaaaatggtgaCGATTTATTGTCTTTGGTAGCACTTGCTACTGGGACGAAATGTTTAGGAGATTCAGAATTAACAGAGAGTACTCGAGGAGAGAGAGGTTCTCGATTGGGCGACTCGCACGCGGAGATTCTAGCCAGACGTGCGTTTATACGTTACTTGTATGATCAAATCGACTTGATTTTAAGTGGCTCTGAGAGTGCAATTTTCTCacgaaataatgataataaaatcgaATTAAATAATGGTGtatcatttcattttttttcgagtCAAACACCTTGTGGAGATTGTTCCATTTTTCCCAAACAGGAGGCTGTGGACGATGGCTTGTCTCCATACAAAATTAGACGTGTTAATGAAGATAATAATGAACATGTAATTGCAGAATCATATAAAGATGTGTACAGAACAGGAGCAAAATGTttgaaagaagagaaagcACAGGATCCTCATTTGCCTGGTGCAAAGTATCATGTTGTAGGCCCTTTACGTACTAAACCAGGTAGAGGAGATCCCACTAATAGTTTATCTTGTTCAGATAAAATAGCAAA ATGGCTCATTCTTGGCTTACAAGGCTCACTCCTGTCGTTGATAATACCACCAATAAAGCTACAAAGTATCACAATTGGAGGAGACTGTCCATTTTCTTTCGATGCCATGAAGCGTGGATTATATAAGAGATTTAACAAGTCGGTTAGACTCAAcatttttcaagcaaatactgcttttttacataagaaagGACGACAAAGATTGTATCCGTGTCCAATAAGCATTATATGGTGTGATGTAAAGAACAg attttgtgtaCACAGTGCATTAGAAATGGCAGTTGCAGGCAGAAAGCAAGGggtaacaaaaaagaaaaagggtaataatttatttgtaactaGACGAATGTTTTTACAAAggtttttgcaaatttttgataaatatcaGCATTATTACAGTGAAATAAAGCATCCAAAAAAGATTACTTATTATGATTGGAAGCAATGgtcaaaaatttatcaaaacaaaTGGAAACAATTTAAATGTGAATCATTTCACAATTGGCCATCTAAACCGAtgcatttgcaaaattttatattataa
- the LOC105837029 gene encoding tRNA-specific adenosine deaminase 1 isoform X4, with translation MMENFADNIARLCIEKYNFLKDTGKPNAHEWTILSGIVLKNGDDLLSLVALATGTKCLGDSELTESTRGERGSRLGDSHAEILARRAFIRYLYDQIDLILSGSESAIFSRNNDNKIELNNGVSFHFFSSQTPCGDCSIFPKQEAVDDGLSPYKIRRVNEDNNEHVIAESYKDVYRTGAKCLKEEKAQDPHLPGAKYHVVGPLRTKPGRGDPTNSLSCSDKIAKWLILGLQGSLLSLIIPPIKLQSITIGGDCPFSFDAMKRGLYKRFNKSVRLNIFQANTAFLHKKGRQRLYPCPISIIWCDVKNSALEMAVAGRKQGVTKKKKVK, from the exons ATGATGGAGAACTTTGCAGATAACATAGCTAGACTATGTatagagaaatataatttcttaaaggaTACTGGTAAACCTAACGCTCACGAATGGACCATATTGTCTGgcattgttttaaaaaatggtgaCGATTTATTGTCTTTGGTAGCACTTGCTACTGGGACGAAATGTTTAGGAGATTCAGAATTAACAGAGAGTACTCGAGGAGAGAGAGGTTCTCGATTGGGCGACTCGCACGCGGAGATTCTAGCCAGACGTGCGTTTATACGTTACTTGTATGATCAAATCGACTTGATTTTAAGTGGCTCTGAGAGTGCAATTTTCTCacgaaataatgataataaaatcgaATTAAATAATGGTGtatcatttcattttttttcgagtCAAACACCTTGTGGAGATTGTTCCATTTTTCCCAAACAGGAGGCTGTGGACGATGGCTTGTCTCCATACAAAATTAGACGTGTTAATGAAGATAATAATGAACATGTAATTGCAGAATCATATAAAGATGTGTACAGAACAGGAGCAAAATGTttgaaagaagagaaagcACAGGATCCTCATTTGCCTGGTGCAAAGTATCATGTTGTAGGCCCTTTACGTACTAAACCAGGTAGAGGAGATCCCACTAATAGTTTATCTTGTTCAGATAAAATAGCAAA ATGGCTCATTCTTGGCTTACAAGGCTCACTCCTGTCGTTGATAATACCACCAATAAAGCTACAAAGTATCACAATTGGAGGAGACTGTCCATTTTCTTTCGATGCCATGAAGCGTGGATTATATAAGAGATTTAACAAGTCGGTTAGACTCAAcatttttcaagcaaatactgcttttttacataagaaagGACGACAAAGATTGTATCCGTGTCCAATAAGCATTATATGGTGTGATGTAAAGAACAg TGCATTAGAAATGGCAGTTGCAGGCAGAAAGCAAGGggtaacaaaaaagaaaaagg TGAAATAA
- the LOC105837029 gene encoding tRNA-specific adenosine deaminase 1 isoform X2 yields MMENFADNIARLCIEKYNFLKDTGKPNAHEWTILSGIVLKNGDDLLSLVALATGTKCLGDSELTESTRGERGSRLGDSHAEILARRAFIRYLYDQIDLILSGSESAIFSRNNDNKIELNNGVSFHFFSSQTPCGDCSIFPKQEAVDDGLSPYKIRRVNEDNNEHVIAESYKDVYRTGAKCLKEEKAQDPHLPGAKYHVVGPLRTKPGRGDPTNSLSCSDKIAKWLILGLQGSLLSLIIPPIKLQSITIGGDCPFSFDAMKRGLYKRFNKSVRLNIFQANTAFLHKKGRQRLYPCPISIIWCDVKNSALEMAVAGRKQGVTKKKKGNNLFVTRRMFLQRFLQIFDKYQHYYSEIKHPKKITYYDWKQWSKIYQNKWKQFKCESFHNWPSKPMHLQNFIL; encoded by the exons ATGATGGAGAACTTTGCAGATAACATAGCTAGACTATGTatagagaaatataatttcttaaaggaTACTGGTAAACCTAACGCTCACGAATGGACCATATTGTCTGgcattgttttaaaaaatggtgaCGATTTATTGTCTTTGGTAGCACTTGCTACTGGGACGAAATGTTTAGGAGATTCAGAATTAACAGAGAGTACTCGAGGAGAGAGAGGTTCTCGATTGGGCGACTCGCACGCGGAGATTCTAGCCAGACGTGCGTTTATACGTTACTTGTATGATCAAATCGACTTGATTTTAAGTGGCTCTGAGAGTGCAATTTTCTCacgaaataatgataataaaatcgaATTAAATAATGGTGtatcatttcattttttttcgagtCAAACACCTTGTGGAGATTGTTCCATTTTTCCCAAACAGGAGGCTGTGGACGATGGCTTGTCTCCATACAAAATTAGACGTGTTAATGAAGATAATAATGAACATGTAATTGCAGAATCATATAAAGATGTGTACAGAACAGGAGCAAAATGTttgaaagaagagaaagcACAGGATCCTCATTTGCCTGGTGCAAAGTATCATGTTGTAGGCCCTTTACGTACTAAACCAGGTAGAGGAGATCCCACTAATAGTTTATCTTGTTCAGATAAAATAGCAAA ATGGCTCATTCTTGGCTTACAAGGCTCACTCCTGTCGTTGATAATACCACCAATAAAGCTACAAAGTATCACAATTGGAGGAGACTGTCCATTTTCTTTCGATGCCATGAAGCGTGGATTATATAAGAGATTTAACAAGTCGGTTAGACTCAAcatttttcaagcaaatactgcttttttacataagaaagGACGACAAAGATTGTATCCGTGTCCAATAAGCATTATATGGTGTGATGTAAAGAACAg TGCATTAGAAATGGCAGTTGCAGGCAGAAAGCAAGGggtaacaaaaaagaaaaagggtaataatttatttgtaactaGACGAATGTTTTTACAAAggtttttgcaaatttttgataaatatcaGCATTATTACAGTGAAATAAAGCATCCAAAAAAGATTACTTATTATGATTGGAAGCAATGgtcaaaaatttatcaaaacaaaTGGAAACAATTTAAATGTGAATCATTTCACAATTGGCCATCTAAACCGAtgcatttgcaaaattttatattataa
- the LOC105837029 gene encoding tRNA-specific adenosine deaminase 1 isoform X3, which yields MMENFADNIARLCIEKYNFLKDTGKPNAHEWTILSGIVLKNGDDLLSLVALATGTKCLGDSELTESTRGERGSRLGDSHAEILARRAFIRYLYDQIDLILSGSESAIFSRNNDNKIELNNGVSFHFFSSQTPCGDCSIFPKQEAVDDGLSPYKIRRVNEDNNEHVIAESYKDVYRTGAKCLKEEKAQDPHLPGAKYHVVGPLRTKPGRGDPTNSLSCSDKIAKWLILGLQGSLLSLIIPPIKLQSITIGGDCPFSFDAMKRGLYKRFNKSVRLNIFQANTAFLHKKGRQRLYPCPISIIWCDVKNRFCVHSALEMAVAGRKQGVTKKKKVK from the exons ATGATGGAGAACTTTGCAGATAACATAGCTAGACTATGTatagagaaatataatttcttaaaggaTACTGGTAAACCTAACGCTCACGAATGGACCATATTGTCTGgcattgttttaaaaaatggtgaCGATTTATTGTCTTTGGTAGCACTTGCTACTGGGACGAAATGTTTAGGAGATTCAGAATTAACAGAGAGTACTCGAGGAGAGAGAGGTTCTCGATTGGGCGACTCGCACGCGGAGATTCTAGCCAGACGTGCGTTTATACGTTACTTGTATGATCAAATCGACTTGATTTTAAGTGGCTCTGAGAGTGCAATTTTCTCacgaaataatgataataaaatcgaATTAAATAATGGTGtatcatttcattttttttcgagtCAAACACCTTGTGGAGATTGTTCCATTTTTCCCAAACAGGAGGCTGTGGACGATGGCTTGTCTCCATACAAAATTAGACGTGTTAATGAAGATAATAATGAACATGTAATTGCAGAATCATATAAAGATGTGTACAGAACAGGAGCAAAATGTttgaaagaagagaaagcACAGGATCCTCATTTGCCTGGTGCAAAGTATCATGTTGTAGGCCCTTTACGTACTAAACCAGGTAGAGGAGATCCCACTAATAGTTTATCTTGTTCAGATAAAATAGCAAA ATGGCTCATTCTTGGCTTACAAGGCTCACTCCTGTCGTTGATAATACCACCAATAAAGCTACAAAGTATCACAATTGGAGGAGACTGTCCATTTTCTTTCGATGCCATGAAGCGTGGATTATATAAGAGATTTAACAAGTCGGTTAGACTCAAcatttttcaagcaaatactgcttttttacataagaaagGACGACAAAGATTGTATCCGTGTCCAATAAGCATTATATGGTGTGATGTAAAGAACAg attttgtgtaCACAGTGCATTAGAAATGGCAGTTGCAGGCAGAAAGCAAGGggtaacaaaaaagaaaaagg TGAAATAA